A window of the Pseudomonas sp. B21_DOA genome harbors these coding sequences:
- a CDS encoding DUF3203 family protein, giving the protein MPVRIDESNPEQKVCFFTVEHGEEIRICDTLEVMTDSDKAMSYVDIEGKRTYITEAEADALTVAGAKDGRKHLKADDSDSVV; this is encoded by the coding sequence ATGCCCGTTCGAATCGATGAATCCAACCCCGAGCAGAAAGTGTGTTTTTTCACCGTCGAACATGGCGAGGAAATCCGCATCTGCGACACCCTGGAAGTCATGACCGATAGCGACAAAGCCATGTCGTACGTGGACATCGAAGGCAAACGCACCTACATCACCGAAGCAGAAGCGGATGCCTTGACCGTGGCCGGGGCCAAGGACGGGCGCAAACATCTGAAGGCCGATGACAGTGATTCGGTGGTTTGA